A window of the Vigna angularis cultivar LongXiaoDou No.4 chromosome 3, ASM1680809v1, whole genome shotgun sequence genome harbors these coding sequences:
- the LOC108326521 gene encoding dihydrolipoyllysine-residue acetyltransferase component 1 of pyruvate dehydrogenase complex, mitochondrial: protein MALSRLRHPLFSRSLRILSSSTRSLSRTSNSTIFSAAAQSSIRPTSCSGITGINDRSMKSKWTDVKYFSSSESSFEVLGMPALSPTMTQGNIAKWRKKEGEKIEVGDVLCEIETDKATLEFESLEEGFLAKILVPEGSKDVPVGQPIAITVEDEKDIQNVPASVGGQVEETKPAQQDVTDEKKPESTSTMINASELPPHALLEMPALSPTMNQGNIAKWRKQEGDKIEVGDILCEIETDKATLEFETLEEGYLAKILAPEGSKEVAVGHPIAITVEDESDIEAIKNSVNSSSTNQQKAPQHDTKSEVKAQKTKIARISPAAKLLIAEYGLDASTLNATGHYGTLLKGDVLSEIKSGKLSPKPVSPKEKVLSSQSHQQVAASRESKSNLGQSDSYEDFPNSQIRKVIAKRLLESKQNTPHLYLSSDVILDPLLSLRKDLKEQYDVKVSVNDIIIKVVAAALRNVPEANAYWNVEKGEVVLNDSVDISIAVATDKGLMTPIIKNADQKTISAISSEVKELAAKARDGKLKPQEFQGGTFSISNLGMFPVDKFCAIINPPQACILAVGRGNKVVEPVLGDDGVEKPSVATKLNLTLSADHRVFDGKVGGAFLSALQSNFSDIRRLLL from the exons ATGGCACTCTCGCGCCTTCGCCACCCTCTCTTCTCTCGCTCCCTTCGTATCCTCTCTTCTTCCACCAGATCCCTCTCTCG AACTTCTAATTCAACGATTTTTTCCGCGGCAGCTCAATCGAGTATAAG ACCCACATCTTGCTCAGGGATTACTGGAATTAATGATAGGTCTATGAAGTCAAAG TGGACTGATGTCAAATACTTTTCATCTTCAG AATCTTCATTCGAAGTCCTTGGGATGCCAGCTTTATCACCTACAATG ACGCAAGGTAATATTGcaaaatggaggaagaaagaaggagaaaag ATAGAAGTGGGGGATGTACTATGTGAAATTGAAACTGACAAAGCTACGCTAGAATTTGAAAGTCTTGAAGAGGg ATTTCTGGCTAAGATATTGGTACCTGAAGGTTCAAAGGATGTGCCTGTTGGACAACCAATTGCTATAACA GTTGAGGATGAAAAGGACATCCAAAATGTTCCTGCTTCTGTGGGGGGTCAGGTTGAAGAGACGAAACCAGCACAGCAGGATGTTACAGATGAGAAGAAACCAGAATCAACTTCTACTATGATTAATGCATCAGAACTTCCTCCTCATGCCCTTCTTGAAATGCCAGCTTTGTCTCCGACAATG AACCAAGGTAACATTGCTAAATGGAGAAAACAAGAAGGAGACAAG ATTGAAGTGGGTGATATATTGTGTGAGATAGAGACAGACAAAGCTACACTTGAATTTGAAACTCTTGAAGAGGG GTACCTGGCTAAGATACTTGCTCCAGAAGGTTCGAAAGAAGTGGCAGTTGGGCACCCTATTGCAATAACA gttgaagatgaaagtGACATTGAAGCTATAAAGAATTCTGTTAACAGCAGTTCAACAAACCAACAGAAGGCCCCCCAACATGACACTAAAAGTGAGGTCAAAGCTCAAAAAACCAAAATAGCACGAATCAGCCCAGCTGCGAAGTTGCTAATTGCAGAGTATGGATTGGACGCATCAACATTGAATGCAACTGGTCATTACGGCACCCTACTGAAAGGGGATGTTCTTTCTGAAATTAAGTCAGGAAAATTGTCTCCTAAACCTGTTTCACCTAAAGAAAAGGTGCTGTCATCTCAAAGTCATCAACAAGTGGCAGCTTCTCGAGAATCAAAGTCTAACTTAGGGCAGTCGGATTCTTATGAAGATTTTCCTAATAGTCAAATTCGCAAG GTGATTGCCAAGAGGTTATTGGAATCAAAACAAAATACACCACACTTATATTTATCATCAG ATGTTATACTGGATCCTCTTCTTTCCCTTCGGAAGGATCTTAAAG AGCAGTATGATGTTAAAGTTTCTGTGAATGACATTATTATCAAAGTTGTAGCTGCTGCTCTTAGAAATGTACCTGAAGCAAatg CATACTGGAATGTTGAGAAGGGCGAGGTCGTTTTAAATGATTCTGTTGATATATCAATTGCAGTTGCCACGGATAAG GGCTTGATGACTCCAATAATAAAAAACGCTGATCAGAAGACTATCTCTGCTATCTCCTCAGAG GTCAAGGAACTAGCTGCAAAGGCACGTGATGGCAAGTTGAAGCCACAGGAATTCCAAGGGGGGACGTTTAG CATTTCAAACTTAGGAATGTTTCCGGTGGATAAATTTTGTGCGATTATAAATCCCCCTCag GCCTGCATTCTTGCTGTTGGGAGAGGCAACAAAGTTGTGGAACCAGTACTTGGAGATGATG GAGTTGAGAAGCCATCGGTTGCCACTAAGTTGAACTTAACGTTGTCTGCTGATCATCGTGTTTTTGATGGCAAGGTTGGAG GTGCATTTCTCTCTGCGTTGCAATCAAACTTCAGTGATATAAGACGACTTCTTTTATAA